A portion of the Sphingobacterium spiritivorum genome contains these proteins:
- a CDS encoding zinc-binding dehydrogenase codes for MIKQGNFLVFERSNTPLTSHSMPVRPLSEGEILVKICYTTLCGSDLHTYCGMRQEPCPTILGHEIAGIIEDIAPDYKGTDAIGIPLQKGDLITWTVFASDPQTDSYNPEIPQKNTALYKYGHRQLTETDSFHGGLATHIILRPHTCIRKLSPSLPLPVAATINCAVATAAGALRLAGSVKGKRILISGMGLLGLVCAAMCKEAGAAYIIASDMDQKRLELARKFGADQTFNPADQSEELSGSLLMDCFFDMSGSPEAMESGIDHLAVGGYAILIGAVFKQRKLHIDAEQIIRRVLTIRGLHNYNYSDFNTAVDFITVHLDNYPFAGMIEKEFSLEEVNEAFAYAKDKKPVRVGILIHQN; via the coding sequence ATGATAAAACAAGGGAATTTTCTGGTTTTTGAACGTTCAAACACACCTCTCACTTCGCACAGTATGCCCGTGAGACCGCTCTCGGAAGGAGAAATATTAGTAAAAATCTGCTATACTACGCTTTGCGGAAGTGATCTTCATACTTATTGCGGCATGCGTCAGGAACCTTGTCCAACCATTCTGGGACACGAAATTGCAGGAATTATAGAAGATATCGCTCCTGATTATAAAGGAACCGATGCTATTGGTATTCCCCTGCAAAAAGGCGATCTGATTACCTGGACCGTATTTGCCAGCGATCCGCAGACGGACAGCTATAATCCGGAAATTCCGCAGAAAAACACTGCACTTTATAAATACGGGCATCGTCAGCTTACAGAAACAGATAGTTTCCATGGTGGACTGGCTACGCATATTATTCTGCGCCCCCATACCTGCATCCGAAAATTATCGCCATCATTACCTCTGCCAGTAGCTGCGACGATCAATTGTGCTGTGGCTACGGCTGCCGGAGCCCTGCGGCTGGCCGGATCTGTAAAAGGTAAACGTATCCTCATCTCCGGAATGGGGTTGCTGGGCCTGGTTTGTGCGGCAATGTGCAAAGAAGCCGGAGCAGCCTATATTATTGCTTCGGATATGGATCAAAAAAGACTGGAACTTGCCCGGAAATTCGGTGCAGACCAGACATTCAATCCGGCAGATCAATCCGAAGAACTGTCGGGCTCTCTTCTGATGGATTGCTTTTTTGATATGAGTGGTTCACCTGAGGCAATGGAATCGGGCATTGATCACTTAGCCGTTGGCGGATATGCGATATTGATTGGTGCTGTCTTTAAACAACGCAAGCTTCATATTGATGCCGAACAAATCATAAGACGTGTACTAACCATACGCGGACTGCACAATTACAATTATTCGGATTTCAATACAGCTGTTGATTTTATTACGGTTCATCTGGACAACTATCCTTTTGCCGGAATGATCGAAAAAGAATTTTCGCTGGAAGAAGTCAACGAAGCATTTGCCTATGCAAAAGATAAAAAACCGGTACGTGTCGGCATCCTTATCCATCAAAACTAA
- the acnA gene encoding aconitate hydratase AcnA, with amino-acid sequence MDTSKAKSLQKLDVNGTTYHYSSLKNLPGGSVDHLPFSIRILLENVLRNFDGFSITDEHVNTLLHWSPAPVDKDIPFKPARILMQDFTGVPAVVDMASLRAEYVRHGKDGQKINPAIPVDLVIDHSVQVDYFGTDYSYDKNVQLEYDRNTERYELLKWAQKGLRNFTVVPPGMGICHQVNLEYLAKGVIGREGWLFPDSLVGTDSHTPMVNGIGVIGWGVGGIEAEAAMLGQPIFFTCPEVIGLKLTGNIPDACTATDMVLSITKILRDKGVVGKFVEVFGEGLDNLTVTDRATISNMSPEFGCTVTYFPIDNRTLEYMHATNRSKEQIQIVETYCKENLLWRTGHENIQYSSLVEFDLSTLEPTVSGPKRPQDKIIVKELGSKFATLLDKEHNREYQPFQDRREAAWLADGGSGTEFTFGKVPLTAPNNFQVDKEAIQSVRIKHKNKEFILSDGSIVIAAITSCTNTSNPAVMIGAGLLARNAVEKGLRTKSWVKTSLAPGSKVVTQYLERAGLNVDLDALRFHTVGYGCTSCIGNSGPLPPHIAEAVDKGELVVASVLSGNRNFEARVHPQVKMNFLMSPMLVVAYALVGRVDINLLEDPLDYDPNGNPVYLKDIWPSREEIIRTINDCVKQEDFQEVYDVIFDGSTDWQNLQVNLEQNYEWKSDSTYIKESPFFEGLKETLNPVTDIKDARVLLYLGDSVTTDHISPAGSFRDNTSAGQYLLAHDVAQADFNSYGSRRGNHEVMMRGTFANVRIKNKIVDKEGGYSIYFPDNEVNTVYETAMAYQKDHTPLIVLAGKEYGSGSSRDWAAKGTFLLGIKAVIAESFERIHRSNLVGMGVAPLVFLEGQNAESLGLDGTETFNITGLAENLSPHKLLDVKAVHPSGKVTDFKVKARLDSAIEIEYYKNDGILQYVLREYLKNN; translated from the coding sequence ATGGACACATCTAAAGCAAAATCACTTCAGAAACTTGATGTTAATGGCACAACCTATCATTACAGTTCGCTGAAAAACCTTCCCGGAGGTTCGGTAGATCATCTTCCGTTCAGTATCCGGATTTTATTGGAAAATGTACTCCGCAATTTTGACGGGTTCAGCATTACCGATGAACATGTCAATACATTGCTTCACTGGTCACCGGCACCGGTAGACAAAGATATACCCTTCAAGCCGGCGCGTATCCTGATGCAGGATTTCACCGGCGTACCTGCTGTCGTGGATATGGCCTCTCTGCGGGCAGAATATGTACGCCACGGTAAAGACGGACAAAAGATAAATCCGGCTATCCCTGTGGATCTGGTCATTGACCATTCCGTACAGGTAGATTACTTCGGCACAGATTATTCCTATGATAAAAATGTACAGCTCGAATACGACCGTAATACCGAACGCTATGAGCTCCTGAAATGGGCGCAAAAAGGACTCCGTAATTTTACAGTTGTCCCTCCCGGAATGGGAATCTGTCATCAGGTCAATCTGGAATATCTGGCCAAGGGCGTCATCGGCAGAGAAGGCTGGTTATTTCCGGATTCTTTAGTCGGTACCGATTCACATACCCCGATGGTAAATGGTATCGGTGTGATTGGCTGGGGTGTAGGTGGTATCGAAGCAGAAGCCGCAATGCTGGGACAGCCCATCTTTTTTACCTGTCCTGAAGTCATCGGTCTGAAACTTACCGGAAATATCCCGGATGCCTGTACCGCTACGGATATGGTGCTTTCTATTACCAAAATATTAAGAGATAAAGGCGTAGTAGGCAAATTTGTGGAAGTCTTCGGCGAAGGACTGGACAACCTGACGGTGACGGATCGTGCTACAATCTCCAATATGTCTCCGGAATTTGGCTGTACAGTGACCTACTTCCCTATTGACAACCGCACACTGGAATATATGCACGCCACCAATCGTTCTAAAGAGCAGATACAGATTGTAGAAACCTATTGTAAGGAAAATCTGTTGTGGCGTACCGGTCATGAAAACATTCAGTATTCGTCTTTAGTCGAATTTGACCTGTCTACATTAGAACCTACCGTGTCTGGTCCAAAACGTCCGCAGGACAAGATCATCGTCAAAGAACTGGGAAGCAAATTTGCTACCTTGCTGGATAAAGAACACAACAGAGAATACCAGCCTTTTCAGGATCGGCGGGAAGCTGCCTGGCTGGCAGATGGCGGATCAGGAACTGAATTCACCTTTGGAAAAGTTCCACTCACGGCACCCAATAATTTTCAGGTGGATAAAGAAGCCATACAATCTGTACGCATCAAGCATAAGAATAAAGAATTTATCCTGAGCGATGGCAGTATTGTGATTGCCGCCATCACCAGTTGTACCAATACCTCCAATCCTGCCGTCATGATCGGCGCCGGACTACTGGCCCGCAATGCGGTAGAAAAAGGATTGCGGACCAAATCCTGGGTCAAAACATCTCTGGCTCCGGGATCTAAAGTCGTCACTCAATATCTGGAACGTGCCGGACTGAATGTAGATCTGGATGCTTTACGTTTTCATACCGTTGGATACGGCTGTACTTCCTGTATCGGCAACTCAGGCCCCCTTCCTCCGCATATTGCCGAAGCCGTAGATAAAGGCGAGCTGGTAGTGGCATCCGTTTTGTCCGGTAACCGGAATTTCGAAGCCCGTGTACATCCGCAGGTAAAAATGAACTTCCTCATGTCACCTATGCTCGTAGTTGCCTATGCGCTGGTAGGCCGTGTGGATATCAACCTGCTGGAAGATCCGTTGGATTATGATCCGAATGGCAATCCGGTATATCTGAAAGATATATGGCCAAGCCGTGAAGAGATTATCCGGACGATCAATGACTGTGTGAAACAGGAAGATTTTCAGGAAGTATATGATGTCATCTTTGACGGGTCTACAGACTGGCAGAATCTGCAGGTCAATCTGGAACAAAACTACGAATGGAAATCCGATTCTACCTATATCAAAGAGTCACCATTCTTTGAGGGGCTGAAAGAGACTTTAAATCCGGTAACCGATATCAAAGATGCACGGGTGTTATTATATCTAGGAGATTCAGTCACGACAGACCACATCTCCCCTGCGGGTTCATTCAGAGATAACACTTCAGCAGGCCAGTACTTACTGGCTCACGATGTTGCGCAGGCTGACTTCAACTCCTACGGATCCAGAAGAGGAAATCACGAAGTTATGATGCGGGGTACTTTTGCCAATGTACGTATCAAGAATAAGATCGTCGATAAAGAAGGTGGATACAGCATCTATTTTCCAGATAACGAAGTCAATACCGTATATGAGACTGCCATGGCTTATCAGAAAGACCATACGCCGCTTATTGTATTGGCAGGTAAAGAATACGGATCAGGGTCTTCCAGAGACTGGGCTGCCAAAGGAACATTCCTGTTGGGCATAAAAGCAGTGATAGCGGAAAGCTTTGAACGTATACACCGTAGTAATCTGGTCGGTATGGGTGTAGCACCTTTGGTGTTTCTAGAAGGCCAGAATGCCGAATCTCTGGGACTGGACGGAACAGAAACGTTTAATATTACAGGACTGGCTGAAAACCTGAGTCCGCACAAATTACTGGACGTAAAAGCTGTTCATCCATCCGGCAAAGTAACCGACTTCAAAGTCAAAGCCCGGTTAGATTCCGCTATAGAGATAGAATATTACAAGAATGACGGTATCCTGCAATATGTATTGAGAGAATACCTGAAGAATAATTAA
- the mnmE gene encoding tRNA uridine-5-carboxymethylaminomethyl(34) synthesis GTPase MnmE has translation MSTSSIQQQETIVALATANGNGAIAVIRLSGKDAIEIANQVFRGKDLSAQPSHTVHFGTIRDGEEILDEVLVTLFVGPNSYTKEHVVEISTHNSKYIIERIISLLIRKGARAAKPGEFTLRAFLNGGMDLSQAEAVADLIASNSAASHQIAMQQMRGGFSNQLRKLRDDLIHFASLIELELDFSEEDVEFANRDQLKLLILQINSVVRKLIQSFEQGNVLKNGVPVVIAGKPNVGKSTLLNALLNEERAIVSDIAGTTRDTIEDEINIHGVTFRFIDTAGIRETVDVIEAKGVERTREKMKQARLIIYLFDPVQDTIADVETQLEEVRSLNIPFVTIINKSDLLSEEQRAEYQSLSPVFISAKEQIGVEELKDELLRQVNLANLNTDDVMVTNIRHVEALQHTEDSLGRVLFGIDNPVTSDFLAMDIRQALYHLGEITGSVSTDDLLDNIFSKFCIGK, from the coding sequence ATGTCTACATCTTCTATTCAACAACAAGAGACTATAGTTGCATTGGCTACGGCCAATGGTAATGGTGCTATCGCTGTGATCCGTCTTTCGGGCAAGGATGCTATTGAAATTGCCAATCAGGTTTTTCGTGGCAAGGATCTTTCTGCCCAACCTTCTCATACGGTTCATTTCGGTACGATCCGGGATGGAGAAGAAATTCTGGATGAGGTACTTGTCACTTTATTTGTAGGCCCTAATTCTTATACGAAGGAGCATGTGGTGGAAATATCTACACACAACTCTAAATATATTATCGAACGTATTATCAGCTTGCTGATCCGCAAGGGGGCAAGGGCTGCCAAACCCGGAGAATTTACACTGCGTGCTTTCCTGAACGGTGGTATGGATCTTTCGCAGGCAGAGGCGGTGGCGGATCTGATTGCGTCTAATTCGGCGGCATCCCATCAGATCGCTATGCAGCAGATGCGGGGCGGGTTTTCCAATCAGCTGCGGAAGCTGCGGGATGATCTGATTCATTTTGCTTCTCTTATCGAACTGGAACTTGACTTTTCGGAGGAGGATGTGGAGTTTGCAAACCGGGATCAGCTGAAGCTGCTGATTCTACAGATCAATTCGGTAGTGCGAAAACTGATTCAGTCTTTTGAACAGGGGAATGTGCTCAAAAATGGCGTTCCGGTGGTTATTGCCGGCAAACCGAATGTGGGTAAATCTACTTTGCTGAATGCCCTGCTGAATGAGGAGCGTGCTATTGTATCGGATATCGCCGGTACTACACGGGATACAATCGAAGATGAGATTAATATTCATGGGGTGACGTTCCGTTTTATTGATACGGCAGGTATACGCGAAACGGTAGATGTGATTGAGGCAAAGGGTGTGGAGCGTACCCGAGAAAAGATGAAACAGGCTCGCCTGATTATCTATCTCTTTGATCCGGTACAGGATACGATTGCAGATGTGGAAACACAACTGGAAGAGGTGCGAAGCCTGAATATTCCTTTTGTTACTATTATCAATAAGTCGGATCTGCTGTCGGAAGAACAGCGTGCTGAATATCAGTCTCTTTCTCCGGTATTTATTTCTGCCAAGGAGCAGATCGGCGTCGAGGAACTGAAGGATGAACTGCTGCGTCAGGTGAACCTGGCTAATCTGAATACGGATGATGTAATGGTCACTAATATTCGCCATGTCGAGGCGCTGCAGCATACGGAAGATTCGCTGGGCAGAGTGCTGTTTGGTATTGATAATCCGGTCACTTCTGACTTTCTGGCTATGGATATCCGCCAGGCGCTGTATCATCTGGGAGAAATCACGGGTAGTGTATCTACGGATGATCTGCTGGATAATATATTTAGTAAGTTTTGTATCGGGAAGTAA
- a CDS encoding metallophosphoesterase: protein MKIQIISDLHQEFGLTELSFDNADVVVIAGDVNLGIKGLHWIQSRIKDKPVIYVLGNHEYYKNSYPKILNKLKTLAENSNVHLLEDSYIDIDNIRFHGCTLWTDFSVFGNSVEYGIICQSTMNDYKMIRRDPSYSKIRSVDTFQIHQVSRKWLEGSLQGSEKSKNIVVTHHAPSLQSVPTEYKNDPVSAAYASDMEDFILMHQPDFWIHGHIHTPSRYHIGKTEIICNPHGYIDEPYNGYEKELVVEV from the coding sequence ATGAAGATTCAAATAATCAGTGATTTACATCAGGAGTTTGGTCTTACAGAATTGTCTTTTGATAATGCTGATGTTGTTGTGATTGCTGGAGACGTAAATTTAGGGATAAAGGGATTACATTGGATACAGTCAAGAATCAAAGATAAGCCTGTAATTTATGTACTGGGAAATCATGAGTATTATAAAAACTCTTATCCTAAAATCTTAAATAAACTGAAGACATTAGCTGAAAATTCAAATGTTCATTTATTAGAGGATTCATATATTGATATAGATAATATTCGATTCCACGGTTGCACGTTATGGACAGATTTTTCAGTATTTGGTAATTCAGTGGAATATGGTATCATTTGTCAGTCTACGATGAACGATTACAAAATGATTAGGCGCGATCCTTCTTACTCAAAGATTCGTTCCGTTGATACTTTTCAAATTCATCAGGTGTCACGGAAATGGTTAGAAGGAAGTTTGCAAGGTTCTGAGAAATCTAAAAATATTGTAGTTACACATCATGCGCCAAGTTTACAGTCTGTACCAACAGAATATAAAAATGATCCTGTATCGGCTGCTTATGCTTCTGATATGGAAGATTTTATTTTAATGCATCAACCAGATTTCTGGATTCATGGTCATATCCATACACCAAGCCGATATCATATTGGCAAAACAGAAATTATCTGTAATCCGCATGGATATATAGATGAACCTTATAATGGTTATGAAAAGGAATTGGTTGTTGAAGTATAG
- a CDS encoding AbiH family protein has product MNRLILIGNGFDLAHGLKTSYKDFIFWYLDECFNQAGIYANGHYFEDDFLRVEVVEYYRRMDLVENAGDRGLSRYLYENKILKLYLDFEPTREYVASDNIEKYRYINTILAHNVSFKSIFFKQLIYTCLDCGWVDIEQEYFDALKKFNDSDNVHDLEYIQTLNNQFAFLKSKLEEYLTLEDNSFDQIVNYPLGKLLSQGFNYEDFETSMGDDELRFKLGLDHSVNGGNIIQHKAHILNFNYTNTCYSYLAELRKRTFSQVAINHIHGQLNNANNPIIFGFGDEHDKDYALFEEQRNNKLFEHVKSYHYLKTPNYRDLIRFLNEDHYQVFVLGHSCGLSDRTMFKEIFDHENCKSVKIFHHKRADGTTDFFDKTINLGRHFSDKGRMRKLIVNFNDADAVPQFEKK; this is encoded by the coding sequence ATGAATAGACTAATACTAATCGGTAATGGTTTTGATTTAGCGCATGGATTGAAAACTAGTTATAAGGATTTTATCTTTTGGTATTTAGACGAATGTTTTAATCAAGCAGGAATATACGCGAATGGCCATTATTTTGAAGATGATTTTCTTCGTGTTGAAGTTGTAGAATATTATAGGCGCATGGATCTTGTCGAAAATGCTGGTGACAGGGGACTAAGCAGATATTTGTACGAAAATAAAATCTTAAAATTATATTTGGATTTTGAGCCTACTCGAGAATATGTTGCTTCTGACAATATTGAAAAATATAGATATATAAATACAATTCTCGCTCATAATGTATCCTTTAAATCGATATTTTTCAAACAACTTATTTATACATGTTTAGACTGCGGATGGGTTGATATTGAACAAGAATATTTTGATGCACTGAAGAAATTTAATGATTCAGATAATGTCCATGATTTGGAATATATCCAAACTTTGAATAATCAATTCGCTTTTTTAAAAAGTAAGCTTGAAGAGTATTTAACACTAGAAGATAATAGTTTTGATCAAATAGTAAATTATCCTCTTGGCAAATTATTAAGTCAGGGCTTTAATTATGAGGATTTTGAGACAAGTATGGGGGATGATGAATTGAGATTTAAGTTAGGTTTAGATCATTCCGTTAACGGAGGTAATATCATTCAACATAAAGCGCATATTTTGAATTTTAACTACACCAATACATGTTATTCTTATTTAGCAGAACTAAGAAAAAGAACCTTTTCTCAAGTTGCTATAAACCATATTCATGGTCAATTAAATAATGCTAATAACCCGATTATATTTGGTTTTGGAGATGAGCATGATAAGGATTATGCTTTATTTGAAGAACAACGCAATAATAAACTTTTCGAGCATGTGAAGTCGTATCATTACTTGAAAACACCTAATTATCGTGACTTAATACGATTCTTGAATGAAGACCATTATCAAGTTTTTGTTTTAGGACATTCTTGCGGCCTATCAGATCGAACCATGTTTAAAGAAATATTTGATCATGAGAATTGTAAGTCTGTAAAGATATTCCATCACAAACGTGCTGATGGCACTACAGATTTCTTTGATAAAACTATTAATCTGGGACGTCATTTTAGTGATAAAGGACGTATGCGGAAGCTAATAGTAAATTTTAATGATGCAGATGCTGTTCCGCAGTTTGAAAAGAAATAA
- a CDS encoding helix-turn-helix domain-containing protein — MKRQPVLPKFQAILEQMGGNIKLARKRRKLTAVQVAERAGIARSTLYLVEKGDTSVAMGAYFNVLRVLGLQDDFLKLAADDVFGRKLQDLDLL; from the coding sequence ATGAAAAGACAACCTGTTTTACCGAAGTTTCAAGCTATATTGGAACAGATGGGCGGGAATATTAAACTTGCTCGGAAACGCCGTAAGTTGACTGCTGTGCAAGTAGCAGAACGGGCAGGTATTGCACGTTCTACGTTATATCTTGTCGAAAAAGGTGATACAAGTGTTGCTATGGGGGCATATTTCAATGTATTACGTGTACTAGGTCTGCAAGATGATTTTTTAAAATTAGCAGCAGATGATGTTTTTGGACGTAAACTTCAGGATTTAGATTTGTTGTAA
- a CDS encoding type II toxin-antitoxin system HipA family toxin, whose amino-acid sequence MAVNKTDIYVYADWIGLSQSTLVGILSAHQAKGRKAFSFEYDKQWLKTNAQRLIDPDIQFYSGQQFPNNKENFGVFLDSMPDTWGRTLMKRREAQLAKANGTKAKTLYDIHFLLGVYDKTRMGAFRFKLDPDGDFLDNDTEKSTPPWSTVRELQQAVVHYENDEENEAINKWLKLLIAPGSSLGGARPKANILDENKDLWIAKFPSKNDTIDKAAWEFLTYKLAINAGIEMTECRLEKVNGQYHTFFTKRFDRVGTDRIHFSSAMTMTGNNEDTIKDNHASYLDIVEFIQDNGYHVDDNLGQLWRRIVFNIAVSNTDDHLRNHGFILSSEGWRLSPAYDLNPSIDKDGLALNIDMHNNALDFDLAKSVGEYFRLNDSQMNSVIAEVLTAVEGWEVIAKEIGISRAEQELMKSAFRNDI is encoded by the coding sequence ATGGCGGTAAATAAAACAGATATATACGTTTATGCAGATTGGATAGGTTTATCGCAGTCAACATTGGTCGGTATTTTGTCAGCTCATCAGGCAAAAGGTCGTAAAGCATTTAGTTTTGAGTATGATAAACAATGGTTAAAGACCAATGCACAACGCTTAATTGATCCTGATATCCAATTCTATTCGGGACAACAATTTCCCAATAATAAAGAGAATTTCGGTGTTTTTCTGGATAGTATGCCTGATACATGGGGTCGTACATTGATGAAACGTAGAGAAGCTCAACTTGCTAAAGCAAATGGAACGAAAGCCAAAACCTTATATGATATCCATTTTCTTTTAGGTGTTTATGACAAAACCAGAATGGGGGCTTTTCGTTTCAAACTTGATCCTGATGGTGATTTTTTGGATAATGATACGGAGAAATCAACACCGCCATGGTCGACGGTTCGTGAATTGCAACAAGCCGTCGTTCATTATGAAAATGATGAAGAAAATGAAGCCATAAATAAGTGGTTAAAATTGCTCATTGCTCCAGGCTCATCTTTAGGAGGTGCTAGACCAAAAGCCAATATTTTAGATGAAAACAAAGATCTTTGGATAGCTAAATTTCCTTCAAAAAATGATACTATAGATAAAGCTGCGTGGGAATTTTTGACTTATAAGTTAGCCATAAATGCAGGCATTGAAATGACTGAATGTCGGTTAGAAAAAGTTAATGGTCAGTACCATACTTTTTTCACTAAACGATTTGATAGGGTCGGAACGGATAGAATTCATTTTTCATCGGCTATGACCATGACAGGAAATAACGAAGATACAATTAAAGATAATCATGCAAGTTATTTAGATATTGTTGAATTTATACAGGATAATGGCTATCACGTCGATGATAACTTGGGTCAATTGTGGCGTAGAATCGTGTTTAATATTGCTGTCTCTAACACAGATGACCATCTTCGTAATCATGGATTTATTTTGAGTTCTGAAGGCTGGAGGTTGTCACCAGCTTATGATCTTAATCCCTCAATTGATAAAGATGGCTTAGCATTGAATATTGATATGCATAATAATGCTTTGGATTTTGATCTGGCAAAAAGTGTTGGTGAATATTTTAGGTTGAATGATAGTCAAATGAACAGTGTTATAGCCGAAGTTTTGACCGCAGTAGAAGGATGGGAAGTTATTGCGAAAGAAATAGGTATTTCAAGAGCTGAACAAGAGCTAATGAAATCTGCATTTAGAAATGATATTTAA
- a CDS encoding tetratricopeptide repeat protein, which translates to MAAQHPDTALRSLQELYAKSRQADNPQLEGEYLQAMGEICFHQGHYQQALEFYIDAESAFEKVGNSDLLAQNFGKTGMLYFYNKQHDKAQHLFKKALTLYQKTKNEEGQANILGSIGQVYEKRQLYDSAFYYQKMALEKFQRSNNPEGAAKIYENLGSIYEDLERYDEALEHFNQSLLLYKAQNNETGTIEVINNLGDILRKTGKYAASIAKTKEALRLSEKTKNTYQKASATKDLGKTYGLMGQLDSAYHYAELSRTYSLEVYSEEVLKQTSFLQVLYDMNKQADEIARLNGIRKVNRIMVIAFSIGALLSVVLILVIISRQRLKNRDQKNTVEKREAEHAFVQLQLENKLLEEDLLREQLVLKGNELSIHTLNLIKNKQFLEQLRADLSAMVKDERRDQKRQLQQLIQEIDNSFGEEQYWKEFAQAFEQVHQQFFEKLKNYSTELTASDLRLIALMKMNLSSPEIAVMLGISTDSLRVARYRLRKKLHIAQGDNLSFFIQSL; encoded by the coding sequence ATGGCTGCCCAACACCCGGATACCGCTTTGCGATCCTTGCAGGAGCTTTATGCGAAATCCAGACAGGCTGACAATCCGCAGTTGGAAGGGGAATATCTGCAGGCAATGGGAGAGATCTGCTTCCATCAGGGACATTATCAGCAGGCACTTGAATTTTATATTGATGCAGAAAGCGCATTTGAAAAGGTCGGTAATTCCGATCTGCTGGCGCAGAATTTCGGGAAGACCGGAATGCTTTATTTCTACAATAAGCAACACGATAAGGCACAGCATCTGTTTAAGAAGGCGCTGACCTTATATCAAAAGACCAAAAATGAGGAAGGGCAGGCCAATATTCTGGGAAGTATAGGGCAGGTGTATGAAAAGAGACAGCTATATGACAGCGCCTTTTATTACCAAAAAATGGCTCTCGAAAAGTTTCAGCGCAGTAATAATCCGGAAGGAGCAGCCAAAATATATGAAAATCTGGGTAGCATCTATGAAGACCTGGAGCGGTATGATGAAGCCCTGGAACATTTTAATCAGTCTCTGTTGCTTTACAAAGCACAAAACAATGAGACCGGCACAATCGAAGTCATCAATAACCTGGGGGATATCTTACGCAAAACCGGAAAATATGCTGCAAGTATCGCGAAAACCAAAGAAGCCCTGCGTCTGTCCGAAAAAACAAAAAACACCTATCAAAAGGCTTCAGCAACCAAAGATCTGGGCAAGACCTATGGTCTAATGGGGCAGCTGGACAGCGCTTATCACTATGCCGAACTCAGCCGTACCTATAGTCTGGAAGTCTATTCGGAAGAGGTACTCAAACAAACCTCTTTTTTACAGGTACTCTATGATATGAATAAACAGGCTGATGAGATTGCCCGGCTGAACGGTATCCGTAAGGTAAACCGTATTATGGTGATTGCGTTTTCCATTGGTGCCTTATTGTCTGTTGTTTTGATATTGGTGATCATCAGCCGGCAGCGTCTGAAAAACAGAGATCAGAAAAATACGGTCGAAAAGCGGGAGGCAGAGCATGCTTTTGTGCAGTTGCAACTGGAAAACAAACTGCTGGAAGAAGATTTGCTGCGCGAACAACTCGTACTCAAAGGAAATGAACTCTCCATTCATACCTTAAATCTGATCAAGAATAAACAGTTTCTGGAACAATTGCGGGCAGACCTGTCTGCCATGGTAAAAGATGAACGTCGTGATCAGAAAAGACAGCTTCAGCAGCTTATACAGGAGATCGATAATTCCTTCGGTGAAGAACAATACTGGAAAGAATTTGCTCAGGCTTTTGAACAGGTACATCAGCAGTTTTTTGAAAAGCTGAAAAATTACAGCACAGAACTGACGGCTTCAGATCTTCGCCTTATTGCGTTGATGAAAATGAATCTCAGTTCACCCGAGATAGCCGTGATGTTGGGGATATCTACTGATAGTCTGCGTGTGGCCAGGTACCGGTTAAGGAAAAAACTCCATATAGCACAAGGCGATAACCTTAGTTTTTTCATCCAGTCCCTTTAG